Proteins encoded within one genomic window of Jiangella mangrovi:
- a CDS encoding amidohydrolase yields the protein MCDTDHNEPVHHHQLSRRQAIGIGAAAAAAAAVVPGLTGRQAAYAAEEVSPENYEAPTGLAMDSNAKATALDHIDRNADAVTGLNDTIWEYAEPSLAEWNSALAEAQFLERNGFRIQWAVGGMPTTFVATYRNGTGSPVVGFSGEYDALPGVSQKKGSTEHDPVYLDDPYTPNYGYGHGCGHSALGAAAAGAAVAVAHALRRHRLDGTVKFFGSTAEEQLVGKSFDVMKGVYDGCDVFVDWHPGRNTSTGFGSNNALNAMAFNFSGTHGHGGSPLGNKNAQNAVRALTMLTDMLREHHVAPSGRIHHAIRHSAEAPNVHAALAGAWYYVREATPERVSILADKVADCARAAGLAMRMEVHERTVANIWNMLPNKRGAELVHDNMVQIGAPEFTEEDQAYGKGLQAAAGIAQNGYSTGVATLRPPGETFLGGGSTDVSDISWIIPTLSLGTPVSPSGTANHSWLTTGSTVSHAGHVALLAATRYLAAVAVDLFTQPALVAEIKEEHAARTANVQWASLLPADFQPPAIQPPDWFLRRTGQKWPNSHITWPPERIVGHTQWESLGPAIPPGNVQPYE from the coding sequence ATGTGCGACACCGACCACAACGAGCCCGTCCACCATCACCAGCTCAGCCGCCGCCAAGCGATCGGCATCGGCGCCGCGGCGGCCGCAGCTGCCGCCGTCGTGCCCGGTCTGACCGGACGGCAGGCCGCCTACGCCGCCGAAGAGGTGAGCCCGGAGAACTACGAGGCACCGACCGGCCTGGCCATGGACAGCAACGCCAAGGCCACCGCGCTCGACCACATCGACCGCAACGCCGACGCCGTCACCGGCCTCAACGACACCATCTGGGAGTACGCCGAGCCGTCGCTGGCCGAGTGGAACTCCGCGCTGGCCGAGGCGCAGTTCCTCGAGCGCAACGGCTTCCGTATCCAGTGGGCGGTCGGCGGCATGCCGACGACGTTCGTGGCGACCTACCGCAACGGCACCGGCAGTCCGGTGGTCGGGTTCAGCGGCGAGTACGACGCGCTGCCCGGCGTCTCGCAGAAGAAGGGCTCCACCGAGCACGACCCCGTCTACCTGGACGACCCGTACACGCCGAACTACGGGTACGGCCACGGCTGCGGGCACTCCGCGCTGGGCGCCGCGGCCGCCGGCGCCGCTGTCGCGGTGGCGCACGCGCTGCGCCGGCACCGCCTCGACGGCACTGTCAAGTTCTTCGGCTCGACGGCCGAGGAGCAGCTGGTCGGCAAGTCCTTCGACGTCATGAAGGGCGTCTACGACGGCTGCGACGTCTTCGTCGACTGGCACCCCGGCCGCAACACCAGCACCGGGTTCGGCTCCAACAATGCGCTGAATGCCATGGCGTTCAACTTCAGCGGCACCCACGGCCACGGCGGCAGCCCGCTGGGCAACAAGAACGCGCAGAACGCCGTCCGCGCCCTGACGATGCTCACCGACATGCTGCGCGAGCACCACGTGGCGCCGTCGGGCCGCATCCACCACGCGATCCGGCACTCGGCCGAGGCGCCCAACGTGCACGCCGCCCTGGCCGGCGCCTGGTACTACGTCCGCGAGGCGACGCCCGAGCGGGTGTCGATCCTCGCCGACAAGGTGGCCGACTGCGCGCGGGCGGCGGGGCTGGCCATGCGCATGGAGGTGCACGAGCGCACCGTCGCGAACATCTGGAACATGCTCCCGAACAAGCGCGGCGCCGAGCTCGTCCACGACAACATGGTCCAGATCGGCGCGCCCGAGTTCACCGAGGAGGACCAGGCGTACGGCAAGGGCCTGCAGGCCGCGGCCGGCATCGCGCAGAACGGCTACAGCACCGGCGTCGCGACGCTGCGCCCGCCCGGCGAGACCTTCCTCGGCGGCGGCTCCACCGACGTCTCCGACATCAGCTGGATCATCCCCACGCTGAGCCTCGGCACCCCGGTCAGCCCGTCCGGCACCGCCAACCACAGCTGGCTCACGACGGGGTCGACGGTGTCGCATGCCGGTCACGTGGCGCTCCTGGCCGCCACCCGCTACCTCGCCGCCGTCGCCGTCGACCTGTTCACCCAGCCCGCGCTGGTGGCGGAGATCAAGGAGGAGCACGCGGCGCGGACGGCGAACGTCCAGTGGGCGAGCCTGCTGCCCGCCGACTTCCAGCCGCCCGCCATCCAGCCGCCGGACTGGTTCCTGCGCCGCACCGGCCAGAAGTGGCCGAACTCGCACATCACCTGGCCGCCGGAGCGCATCGTCGGCCACACCCAATGGGAGAGCCTCGGCCCGGCCATCCCACCAGGCAACGTCCAGCCCTACGAGTGA
- a CDS encoding ATP-binding cassette domain-containing protein, translating into MPDDNVSSLTAKREAAVAAFADVPREPGAKKPDPILVADDVKRHFGGLLAVDVDHVEIQRGSITALIGPNGAGKTTFFNLLTGFDRPNSGSWSFNGRSLHGTPPFKVARAGMVRTFQLTKALSKLTVIENMRLGATGQRGESFWRAMLPFTWRSQEKDITERAEDLLTRFKLDTKRDDFAGSLSGGQRKLLEMARALMVGPELVMLDEPMAGVNPALTQSLLQHVSNLREQGMTVLFVEHDMDMVRDIADWVVVMGQGKILAEGPPETVMSDPRVIDAYLGAHHDQSLAELEQEFESGALTAAAEAELSGDGAEVTRSPSDDEVAAPEAEKPADAPAEEPAETKDGR; encoded by the coding sequence ATGCCCGATGACAACGTGAGCTCCTTGACCGCGAAGCGCGAGGCGGCCGTGGCCGCCTTCGCCGATGTCCCGCGCGAGCCCGGAGCCAAGAAGCCCGACCCCATCCTCGTCGCCGACGACGTCAAGCGGCACTTCGGCGGCCTGCTCGCCGTCGACGTCGACCACGTCGAGATCCAGCGCGGCTCCATCACCGCGCTCATCGGGCCCAACGGCGCCGGCAAGACGACGTTCTTCAACCTGCTCACCGGGTTCGACCGGCCCAACTCCGGGTCGTGGTCGTTCAACGGCCGCTCCCTGCACGGCACCCCGCCGTTCAAGGTGGCCCGGGCCGGCATGGTGCGCACGTTCCAGCTGACCAAGGCGCTCTCGAAGCTGACGGTCATCGAGAACATGCGCCTCGGCGCCACCGGGCAGCGCGGCGAGAGCTTCTGGCGCGCCATGCTGCCGTTCACCTGGCGCTCGCAGGAGAAGGACATCACCGAGCGGGCCGAGGACCTGCTGACCCGGTTCAAGCTCGACACCAAGCGCGACGACTTCGCCGGCTCGCTCTCCGGCGGCCAGCGCAAGCTGCTCGAGATGGCCCGCGCCCTCATGGTGGGGCCCGAGCTCGTCATGCTCGACGAGCCCATGGCCGGGGTCAACCCCGCCCTCACCCAGTCGCTGCTGCAGCACGTCTCCAACCTGCGCGAGCAGGGCATGACGGTGCTGTTCGTCGAGCACGACATGGACATGGTCCGCGACATCGCCGACTGGGTGGTGGTCATGGGCCAGGGCAAGATCCTGGCCGAGGGCCCTCCCGAGACCGTCATGTCCGACCCCCGCGTCATCGACGCCTACCTCGGCGCCCACCACGACCAGTCGCTGGCGGAGCTGGAGCAGGAGTTCGAGAGCGGCGCGCTGACGGCGGCGGCCGAGGCCGAACTGAGCGGCGACGGCGCCGAGGTGACGCGGTCGCCGTCGGATGACGAGGTCGCGGCGCCCGAGGCCGAGAAGCCGGCGGACGCTCCCGCGGAGGAGCCGGCCGAGACGAAGGACGGACGATGA
- a CDS encoding ABC transporter permease subunit — MQKLARSLGALLAVLAAVLLAAPAVAQGSGETVHGTLTYQDAPVEGVTITVSSADGEEVGTATTAADGTWEVPVPGPGDYSVVLDAATLPSAAPGVARDTIETTVNPQQRKVVLFRVGAPEGGGGSGGEQPAPSETAPSEDEQGEAPGAGTESGGGAESEAGDDVTATAGNNQFLQLLVSGVRFGLILGLAGLGLSLVFGTTGLTNFAHGELILFGAVAALLLNQAGMPVLLAALVATVFSGIFGWGQDRGFWRPLRKKPTGLIALMIISIGVSLILRYLTQFIIGGGRETYDQYTYQDPISIGPVFVTTRDLVIMGVCLVLLAGVALALTQTRMGKAIRAVADNPALAAASGINVDRVITTVWTVGTALAGLSGIFFGMIQGVDYLMGMRVLLLVFAATVLGGLGTAWGAMVGALVVGVFIEVSSYVVPSELKTAGVLVVLILILLFRPQGILGRRERVG; from the coding sequence GTGCAGAAGCTGGCCAGATCTCTGGGAGCGCTGCTCGCTGTCCTGGCCGCCGTCCTGCTCGCCGCCCCCGCGGTGGCCCAGGGCAGCGGCGAGACGGTGCACGGCACGCTGACGTACCAGGACGCGCCGGTCGAGGGCGTCACCATCACGGTCTCCTCCGCCGACGGCGAGGAGGTCGGCACCGCGACCACGGCCGCCGACGGCACGTGGGAGGTCCCGGTGCCCGGCCCGGGCGACTACAGCGTGGTGCTCGACGCCGCCACGCTCCCGTCGGCGGCGCCCGGCGTCGCCCGCGACACCATCGAGACCACCGTCAACCCGCAGCAGCGCAAGGTCGTGCTGTTCCGCGTCGGCGCGCCCGAGGGCGGCGGCGGATCCGGCGGTGAGCAACCGGCCCCGTCCGAGACCGCCCCCTCCGAGGACGAGCAGGGCGAGGCGCCCGGTGCGGGCACCGAGTCCGGCGGCGGGGCCGAGTCCGAGGCCGGCGACGACGTCACCGCCACGGCCGGCAACAACCAGTTCCTGCAGCTGCTCGTCAGCGGCGTGCGGTTCGGCCTCATCCTCGGCCTGGCCGGCCTGGGGCTGTCGCTGGTCTTCGGCACCACCGGCCTCACGAACTTCGCCCACGGCGAGCTCATCCTGTTCGGCGCGGTCGCGGCGCTGCTGCTCAACCAGGCCGGCATGCCGGTGCTGCTGGCGGCCCTCGTCGCGACGGTGTTCAGCGGCATCTTCGGGTGGGGTCAGGACCGCGGCTTCTGGAGACCACTGCGGAAGAAACCGACCGGCCTCATCGCGCTGATGATCATCTCCATCGGCGTGTCGCTGATCCTGCGCTATCTGACGCAGTTCATCATCGGCGGCGGCCGCGAGACGTACGACCAGTACACCTACCAGGACCCGATCTCGATCGGCCCGGTCTTCGTCACCACCCGCGACCTCGTCATCATGGGCGTCTGCCTGGTCCTGCTGGCCGGTGTCGCGCTCGCGCTCACCCAGACCCGCATGGGCAAGGCCATCCGCGCCGTCGCCGACAACCCCGCCCTGGCCGCCGCGTCCGGCATCAACGTCGACCGCGTCATCACCACGGTCTGGACCGTCGGCACCGCGCTGGCCGGCCTGTCGGGCATCTTCTTCGGCATGATCCAGGGCGTCGACTACCTCATGGGCATGCGCGTCCTGCTGCTGGTGTTCGCCGCCACCGTCCTCGGCGGGCTCGGTACCGCCTGGGGCGCCATGGTCGGCGCACTGGTCGTCGGCGTGTTCATCGAGGTCTCCTCGTACGTGGTCCCATCGGAACTCAAGACGGCCGGCGTGCTGGTCGTCCTCATCCTGATCCTTCTGTTCCGGCCCCAGGGCATCCTGGGCCGCCGCGAGCGGGTCGGCTGA
- a CDS encoding ABC transporter ATP-binding protein — protein MSQSQGQSTHEADRSAHLAGAEGAVLRADEVVAGYVEGVNILNGSDLYCKQGEIVGIIGPNGAGKSTLLKALFGLIRVRSGTVQLKGEDITNLPANQLVSRGVSFVPQTNNVFPGLTVEENLEMGVYQAPKRFAERFAWVTDLFPALGDRRKQRAGSLSGGERQMVAMGRALMADPSVVLLDEPSAGLSPVLQDEVFIRTREINKAGVSVVIVEQNARRCLQICHRGYVLDQGRNAYTGTGRELINDPKVIELYLGSLARA, from the coding sequence ATGAGCCAGAGCCAGGGTCAGAGCACGCACGAGGCCGACCGCTCCGCCCACCTCGCGGGTGCCGAGGGCGCCGTCCTGCGTGCCGACGAGGTCGTCGCCGGCTATGTCGAGGGCGTCAACATCCTCAACGGCAGCGATCTCTACTGCAAGCAGGGCGAGATCGTCGGCATCATCGGCCCCAACGGCGCCGGCAAGTCGACCCTGCTGAAGGCGTTGTTCGGGCTGATCCGCGTGCGCTCGGGCACAGTGCAGCTCAAGGGCGAGGACATCACCAACCTGCCGGCCAACCAGCTGGTGTCGCGCGGTGTCAGCTTCGTGCCGCAGACGAACAACGTCTTCCCCGGCCTGACGGTCGAAGAGAACCTCGAGATGGGCGTCTACCAGGCCCCGAAGCGGTTCGCCGAGCGGTTCGCCTGGGTCACCGACCTGTTCCCCGCCCTCGGCGACCGCCGCAAGCAGCGGGCCGGCTCGCTGTCCGGCGGCGAGCGGCAGATGGTGGCCATGGGGCGGGCCCTGATGGCCGACCCCAGCGTCGTCCTCCTCGACGAGCCGTCCGCCGGCCTCTCCCCCGTCCTGCAGGACGAGGTGTTCATCCGCACCCGCGAGATCAACAAGGCCGGCGTCTCCGTGGTCATCGTCGAGCAGAACGCGCGTCGCTGCCTGCAGATCTGCCACCGCGGCTACGTCCTGGACCAGGGCCGCAACGCCTATACCGGCACGGGTCGCGAGCTGATCAACGACCCCAAGGTCATCGAGCTCTACCTCGGATCGCTCGCCCGCGCCTGA
- a CDS encoding ABC transporter substrate-binding protein — protein MTRTSRLWRSLAVAGAASLILAACGGDDDGGSDEESPAAGGDGGTATSDEPLKLGTLLPETGNLAFLGPPEFAGVDLAISEINEAGGVLGHDVEVTHTDSSDASNSAVTQQSTDSLLNEGVAAIIGAASSGVSFTVLDRIVQDETIMFSPANTSPDFTTYEDDGLYFRTAPSDVLQGQVLGDTILGDGHANVAIMNLDDSYGNGLAQYLTETIESGGGTVAASIVYDPQASNYTSEVGQVAAAAPDAIALIGFEETVTIIPELVTQGIGPQTIPLYFVDGNLSNYGADLPPGTLDGSKGTLPGADTAGEFQERMLEINPELEDFSYGPESYDATMLLALASIQAGSVESREIADNLIEVSSGGTACTGFQECADLLADGEDIDYQGASGPVEFTDAGDPGTATIGVYQYGADNTYTNLEYVERTMS, from the coding sequence ATGACCCGCACATCGCGACTGTGGCGGTCTCTTGCCGTCGCCGGAGCGGCCTCGCTCATCCTGGCCGCTTGCGGTGGCGACGACGACGGCGGTTCGGACGAGGAGTCGCCCGCGGCCGGCGGCGACGGCGGCACGGCCACCAGCGACGAGCCCCTGAAGCTTGGCACGCTGCTCCCCGAGACGGGCAACCTCGCCTTCCTCGGCCCGCCCGAGTTCGCCGGCGTCGACCTCGCCATCTCGGAGATCAACGAGGCCGGAGGCGTGCTGGGCCACGACGTCGAGGTCACGCACACCGACTCCAGCGACGCGAGCAACTCCGCCGTCACGCAGCAGTCCACGGACTCGCTGCTCAACGAGGGCGTGGCCGCCATCATCGGCGCCGCGTCGTCCGGCGTGTCGTTCACGGTGCTCGACCGCATCGTCCAGGACGAGACCATCATGTTCTCGCCCGCCAACACCTCGCCCGACTTCACCACCTACGAGGACGACGGCCTGTACTTCCGTACCGCGCCGTCCGACGTGCTGCAGGGCCAGGTCCTCGGCGACACCATCCTCGGCGACGGCCACGCCAACGTCGCGATCATGAACCTCGACGACTCGTACGGCAACGGCCTCGCGCAGTACCTCACCGAGACCATCGAGAGCGGCGGTGGCACCGTCGCCGCGAGCATCGTCTACGACCCGCAGGCCTCGAACTACACCTCCGAGGTCGGCCAGGTCGCGGCGGCGGCACCGGACGCGATCGCGCTCATCGGGTTCGAGGAGACGGTCACGATCATCCCCGAGCTCGTCACCCAGGGCATCGGCCCGCAGACGATCCCGCTGTACTTCGTCGACGGCAACCTGTCCAACTACGGTGCCGACCTGCCGCCGGGCACGCTCGACGGCAGCAAGGGCACGCTCCCCGGTGCCGACACCGCGGGTGAGTTCCAGGAGCGCATGCTCGAGATCAACCCCGAACTCGAGGACTTCAGCTACGGCCCGGAGTCCTACGACGCGACGATGCTGCTCGCGCTGGCGTCCATCCAGGCCGGGTCGGTCGAGAGCCGCGAGATCGCCGACAACCTGATCGAGGTCTCGAGCGGCGGCACCGCCTGCACCGGCTTCCAGGAGTGCGCGGACCTGCTGGCCGACGGCGAGGACATCGACTACCAGGGCGCCTCGGGCCCGGTCGAGTTCACCGACGCCGGCGACCCCGGGACGGCCACGATCGGCGTCTACCAGTACGGCGCGGACAACACGTACACGAACCTCGAGTACGTCGAGCGCACGATGTCGTAG
- a CDS encoding ANTAR domain-containing response regulator, which produces MPSAPARRVLVAEDESLIRLDLIEMLGEEGYEVVGEAADGASAVRLAEEHRPDLVVMDVKMPVLDGISAAARIVEQRIAPVLILTAFSQRDLVERAREAGAMAYLVKPFSKADLVPAIEMALSRHEEITQLENEVADLNDRLETRKLVDRAKGILQTRYGLSEPDAFRWIQKAAMDKRTSMREVAKVVLSDSEGEPKS; this is translated from the coding sequence ATGCCAAGCGCTCCCGCTCGACGTGTCCTCGTGGCCGAGGACGAGTCGCTGATCCGCCTCGATCTCATCGAGATGCTGGGTGAAGAGGGCTACGAGGTGGTGGGAGAGGCCGCCGACGGTGCCAGTGCCGTCCGGCTGGCCGAGGAGCACCGCCCCGACCTCGTCGTCATGGACGTGAAGATGCCGGTGCTCGACGGCATCTCGGCCGCGGCCCGCATCGTCGAACAACGCATCGCCCCCGTGCTCATCCTCACGGCCTTCTCCCAGCGCGACCTGGTCGAGCGGGCCCGCGAGGCGGGGGCCATGGCGTACCTCGTGAAGCCGTTCAGCAAGGCCGATCTGGTGCCGGCCATCGAGATGGCGCTGTCGCGGCACGAAGAGATCACGCAGCTCGAGAACGAGGTCGCCGATCTCAACGACCGCCTCGAGACGCGCAAGCTGGTCGACCGCGCCAAGGGCATCCTGCAGACGAGGTACGGGCTGAGCGAGCCCGACGCGTTCCGGTGGATCCAGAAGGCCGCCATGGACAAGCGCACCTCCATGCGTGAGGTCGCGAAGGTCGTCCTGTCCGACTCCGAGGGTGAGCCGAAGAGCTGA
- a CDS encoding GNAT family N-acetyltransferase: MTSTLQIEIAHATVEETAELTAMVRTARAYEGEYRVMVANQTIDAAYIGRHLTRVAHGPDGAILGFATLQVPGRGEPGEGELDFMFVAEAAQGLGIGRLLIDDVVAHARAQGLTRVHIVSHPPSAGFYRRCGARDVAVIEPYGRIGWSRPHLVIDLAG; the protein is encoded by the coding sequence ATGACGAGCACGCTGCAGATCGAGATCGCCCACGCGACCGTCGAGGAGACCGCGGAGCTGACGGCCATGGTGCGCACCGCCCGTGCGTACGAGGGCGAGTACCGCGTGATGGTCGCGAACCAGACCATCGATGCCGCGTACATCGGGCGGCACCTGACCCGCGTCGCCCACGGCCCGGACGGCGCGATCCTCGGGTTCGCGACCCTGCAGGTCCCCGGACGGGGCGAGCCGGGCGAGGGCGAGCTCGACTTCATGTTCGTCGCCGAGGCCGCCCAGGGGCTCGGCATCGGCAGGCTGCTCATCGACGACGTCGTCGCCCACGCCCGGGCGCAGGGCCTGACCCGCGTCCACATCGTGTCGCACCCGCCGTCGGCCGGGTTCTACCGGCGCTGCGGGGCGCGCGACGTCGCCGTCATCGAGCCGTACGGACGCATCGGCTGGAGCCGTCCACACCTGGTCATCGACCTGGCCGGCTGA
- a CDS encoding branched-chain amino acid ABC transporter permease, with translation MDWGSIFELSLRELIGVQAIVFALAAIGINVQFGYTGLLNFGQAAFAAVGGYGIAVIVTTYDMSFWLGLVVGIGGAVVLALLLGIPTLRLRADYLAIVTIAASEIVRLVGRSAWGRDVFGGSDGITGFSNAFYDLNPFTEPLELGPFEFRERVLWVLAVGWVLVAICTLVVFLLMRSPWGRVLKGIREDEDAVRSLGKNVYAYKMQSLVIGGVMGALAGIVYSLFQGAMQPDVYATNFTFFAYAILILGGAATVFGPVLGAAIVWFSFQFIDLALRGAISEGYIPDWLMDANDTGAVRFMLTGVVLILLLVFRPQGILGDRREIALDAR, from the coding sequence ATGGACTGGGGAAGCATCTTCGAGCTCTCGCTCCGCGAGCTCATCGGTGTCCAGGCGATCGTGTTCGCGCTCGCCGCCATCGGCATCAACGTGCAGTTCGGCTACACCGGCCTGCTGAACTTCGGCCAGGCCGCCTTCGCCGCGGTCGGCGGCTACGGCATCGCCGTCATCGTCACCACGTACGACATGTCCTTCTGGCTCGGATTGGTGGTCGGCATCGGCGGCGCCGTCGTCCTCGCGCTGCTGCTGGGCATCCCGACGCTGCGGCTGCGGGCCGACTACCTCGCCATCGTCACCATCGCGGCGTCCGAGATCGTCCGCCTGGTCGGCCGGTCGGCGTGGGGCCGCGACGTGTTCGGCGGCTCCGACGGCATCACCGGCTTCAGCAACGCCTTCTACGACCTCAACCCGTTCACCGAACCGCTCGAGCTCGGCCCGTTCGAGTTCCGCGAGCGGGTGCTGTGGGTGCTGGCGGTCGGCTGGGTCCTGGTGGCCATCTGCACGCTGGTGGTCTTCCTGCTCATGCGCAGCCCGTGGGGCCGGGTGCTCAAGGGCATCCGCGAGGACGAGGACGCCGTGCGCAGCCTCGGCAAGAACGTCTACGCCTACAAGATGCAGTCGCTGGTCATCGGCGGCGTCATGGGCGCGCTCGCCGGCATCGTGTACTCCCTGTTCCAGGGCGCCATGCAGCCGGACGTCTACGCCACCAACTTCACGTTCTTCGCCTACGCCATCCTCATCCTCGGCGGGGCGGCGACGGTGTTCGGCCCAGTCCTGGGCGCTGCCATCGTCTGGTTCTCGTTCCAGTTCATCGACCTGGCGCTGCGCGGCGCCATCAGCGAGGGCTACATCCCGGACTGGCTGATGGATGCCAACGACACCGGCGCCGTACGATTCATGTTGACCGGCGTCGTCCTGATACTCCTGCTGGTGTTCCGCCCGCAAGGCATTCTCGGCGACCGGAGGGAGATCGCGCTCGATGCCCGATGA
- a CDS encoding ABC transporter substrate-binding protein, with product MTRRAGWAAPTAVAALLLSSCGMVGALGDDDAGAQTATVGVLVPASGWQQADGEAVLAAVRAAVEETAGDVGGWTVEVVAVDEGEKGEAAADAVTELVDGDAVAVIGGLTTPGVRAAQPVLDDEDVLFVSPADVVPEHTLGADPTAPLRPYRSYFRTAVGEEPPAAALARYAVSGLGAEAVAVVDGGDPAEARAFSAAVDDAGGTVVASGADAATVVAKAETEGATAVFVAGDHEGAATVDRQLRASGLEATLLGATALSGDPDDGGDDEDRPRDGAVRAQPAQLDATAGVRSGRLAEDIGAALGEFGAAAYDAGTAVGTVLARCLPPASSASSARRGCLGEMSQLDFAGATGEVAFDEFGDRSGGSVRFSVLRDGAWQVVGVDG from the coding sequence ATGACACGTCGCGCGGGGTGGGCCGCGCCGACGGCGGTCGCTGCACTGCTGCTCTCGTCCTGTGGCATGGTCGGCGCCCTGGGCGACGACGACGCGGGCGCGCAGACGGCGACCGTCGGCGTGCTGGTGCCGGCGAGCGGCTGGCAGCAGGCCGACGGCGAGGCGGTGCTGGCAGCGGTCCGGGCCGCGGTCGAGGAGACGGCGGGCGACGTCGGCGGCTGGACGGTCGAGGTGGTCGCCGTCGACGAGGGCGAGAAGGGCGAGGCGGCAGCCGACGCCGTCACCGAACTGGTCGACGGTGACGCGGTCGCCGTGATCGGCGGGCTGACCACGCCGGGGGTGCGGGCCGCGCAACCGGTCCTCGACGACGAGGACGTGCTGTTCGTGTCGCCGGCCGACGTCGTCCCCGAGCACACGCTCGGCGCCGACCCGACCGCGCCGCTGCGCCCGTACCGCTCCTACTTCCGCACGGCCGTGGGCGAGGAGCCGCCCGCGGCGGCGCTGGCCCGCTACGCCGTCAGCGGCCTCGGAGCCGAAGCGGTCGCCGTCGTCGACGGTGGAGACCCGGCCGAGGCACGCGCGTTCAGTGCGGCCGTCGACGACGCCGGCGGCACGGTCGTGGCCAGCGGCGCCGACGCCGCCACCGTCGTCGCGAAGGCCGAGACCGAGGGCGCGACGGCCGTCTTCGTGGCCGGCGACCACGAGGGGGCGGCGACCGTCGACCGGCAGCTCCGCGCGTCCGGGCTCGAGGCCACCCTGCTCGGGGCGACGGCACTGAGCGGCGACCCCGACGACGGCGGCGACGACGAGGACCGCCCGCGCGACGGGGCGGTCCGGGCGCAGCCGGCGCAGCTGGACGCGACGGCGGGGGTGCGGTCCGGGCGGCTGGCCGAGGACATCGGTGCCGCGCTGGGGGAGTTCGGCGCGGCCGCCTACGACGCCGGCACGGCCGTCGGGACGGTGCTGGCGCGCTGTCTGCCGCCGGCCAGCTCGGCGTCGTCGGCGCGGCGCGGCTGCCTGGGCGAGATGAGCCAGCTCGACTTCGCCGGCGCCACCGGTGAGGTCGCCTTCGACGAGTTCGGTGACCGTTCCGGGGGAAGTGTCCGGTTCAGCGTGCTGCGGGACGGAGCCTGGCAAGTCGTGGGTGTTGACGGGTGA
- a CDS encoding DUF4118 domain-containing protein: METRDGRLALILALAFTAPLAACALLALVRDDVSNANAALVLVLIVVAAAATGRRSAGIVAALSSTAWFDFFLTRPYQTFTIDDRDDVETAVLLTLAGLAVTEIALWGRRQQGRASQREGYLAGVVSSAGLVASGSAPPSAIVEHVARQIASVLDVDGARFEPGPGHGRVYPRLNRDGSVARDGTVLDVDTDGLPVHDEIELPVESGGVVRGRFYLTAATRVSRPGLEQRLVAVTLAEQVGAVVVTS, encoded by the coding sequence GTGGAGACACGGGATGGACGGCTCGCCCTGATCCTCGCGCTGGCGTTCACGGCGCCGCTGGCCGCGTGCGCCCTGCTGGCGCTGGTCCGCGACGACGTCTCCAACGCCAACGCCGCCCTGGTCCTGGTGCTCATCGTGGTGGCCGCGGCGGCGACGGGCCGGCGCTCGGCCGGGATCGTGGCGGCCCTGTCCAGCACCGCCTGGTTCGACTTCTTCCTCACCCGGCCCTACCAGACCTTCACGATCGACGACCGGGACGACGTCGAGACGGCCGTGCTGCTGACGCTGGCCGGGCTCGCCGTCACCGAGATCGCGCTGTGGGGACGGCGGCAGCAGGGCCGCGCGAGCCAGCGCGAGGGCTACCTGGCCGGCGTCGTGTCCTCGGCCGGGCTGGTCGCGTCCGGGTCGGCGCCGCCGTCCGCCATCGTCGAGCACGTCGCCCGGCAGATCGCGTCCGTCCTCGACGTCGACGGCGCCCGCTTCGAGCCGGGTCCGGGCCATGGCCGGGTCTACCCGCGGCTGAACCGCGACGGCTCCGTCGCCCGCGACGGCACGGTGCTCGACGTCGACACCGACGGGCTGCCGGTGCACGACGAGATCGAGCTGCCCGTGGAGTCCGGCGGCGTCGTGCGCGGCCGCTTCTACCTGACGGCGGCCACCCGGGTCAGCCGGCCCGGCCTCGAGCAGCGGCTGGTCGCTGTCACCCTGGCCGAGCAGGTCGGCGCGGTCGTCGTCACCTCCTGA